In Acidobacteriota bacterium, the following proteins share a genomic window:
- a CDS encoding PKD domain-containing protein: MPTKKDVEPLATVNGVATFPYSSPFADHVGRFVDSSETKDFLGNPRTFRAKAFAVSRQNGSVYVRLGERFAVYNLQGFFTEKLGSPLTDSATSIASPPRSSTPEKYLQYNDQVDPEDPSQKLWTEVKDGQSRLWEVAADDRGYVYVAYDLWGWLILKDHGGSVDVIRQLTGPEAGSAKFLKAIKTGGKYYVLTGDGTEGVKIWDVTTPASPQFVREMHPGGSSGSYHAVAVSDTHVALVGERNVGTREDPIYEQVFNVYTHAGVVGGQAPVYTKIDPKSAVESYISAASDGQTFYLLWRTRSGDSGIYAAAPAAGGFNGSQLPQLQFPGQSLGGLAYHDGHLTLWGTGIDKYQRGWLFRGQGTSFEERELGDFLTLYYSNPLSGWAVAFKAGPLWEILFVQEGGKDYLVVSSHGLGDVYELEALDRLSAELMPGFGTPNPNAPASQQPFYGDPMTFRSTFAEGTISVSWNFGNPESLDNIVSSTSGSEVVHQYAGLTTASEISTPKTATVTANSDPTNKGTTSVTLGVPQARLLLGGTLDSLTSEAGASNDVVLGGTFVDGSDGSVESHYSVWTQDGTEIQKLPNESVEAGTCGSHTIHLTSRYVPYDVIGGIITPALSSPGHFVVETPQYSYSVKPFVARISASKSGGTITFKNDAIVADNTQFADGAATPWTETWELRDSSGGVITNGLVSATVGSPGTFAVQESLIQPNSKMTLTIKMDPALIVDTGCQTTSAAQSQATMKASPPDPMITVVGCENAGSSCNLTATSVSAQDTSDWTFSWTINGANAGSGSEIAPSITTAGTYKFDVTATSVFGQATATKTITVEEPVCSGAPPAGGISINHHGANTNCTTCATNEPIKFSPKAWGGYQFQECDTFSWNFGDNSPASTEMNPTHTFPGNGPYNVTLTVTNTEGSATANTTIQFGSGDGSGSGTCNAPSGAASPSFTGLTSGCKINGGPCATNETIRFTGGTWQYTVQSCDTFLWEFGDGSTSTQRNPNKAYAQSGTYNVTFTIRNSKGQISQTIQVPVSGSGGDASCSKPPPQPSINYTGASSGCTQSGSTGCLPSEPIKFTADFWQYKVQTCDQFTWNFGDGGTSTEKEPTHSFGPGEHIVTLTVSNQNGQAVGQTTVNTGPPAQAPASASFTTSTTRPKPGEPVSFSATTSGGDPATKWDWNFGDGTTGTGQNVTHTFNGEGSFNVTMTASNSGGSAIASSVVRVTDSLIYVLPVVVHADGQNDSKWRTDVVIHVPEVDPNGIEIEANFRGNVKTILLDSSTKVFEDFLTFFTDEPGAGPVSLSTPAPLQIWTRTYNVSASGVGTLGQLIPVIDMEERSGSMGVPKWHSIGSIRNGDRHRVDFGVVNPNDQRLDLTVHMYDETFGLEVETFNVSVPPFEFQQKKLHQWVPDFDLAGGTYSLRIDNPAGLPMTAYASVVDNISNDPVFVEAIEDSAVMGEAARVQIVPGVGNIGAWRTDLTIFNPDTQAVMMDVTYFDRSGAVNATVPGVVIPGKGSVAVTDVVNSQYIQQPNTAGILQIETRGPNALYPIIFSSTYNDQQAAGTYGHGIPAFSRGEPNVTKERGGIIPGVRQDSRYKTNLGLVALHATETTVVSVELLDPVTGQTRSMREEALAPNASVIINEVISGFLGSVADHGSLRIRVISGGPVWAFATVADQLTKDPEYVPAFPEIE; encoded by the coding sequence ATGCCGACGAAAAAGGATGTCGAACCGCTGGCCACGGTCAACGGTGTAGCAACTTTTCCTTATTCGTCGCCATTCGCTGATCACGTCGGACGCTTCGTCGATTCTTCCGAGACGAAAGACTTTCTCGGCAATCCGAGAACCTTCCGGGCCAAGGCGTTCGCTGTGTCCCGACAGAATGGCTCCGTATACGTTCGTCTCGGGGAGCGGTTCGCCGTCTACAACCTGCAGGGGTTCTTCACCGAGAAGCTCGGATCGCCGCTCACTGACAGCGCAACCTCGATCGCATCACCACCACGATCCTCGACACCCGAAAAATATCTCCAGTACAACGACCAGGTCGATCCCGAGGACCCCTCGCAGAAGCTCTGGACGGAAGTCAAGGATGGCCAGTCCCGTCTGTGGGAGGTCGCTGCGGACGACCGTGGCTATGTCTACGTCGCCTATGATCTGTGGGGATGGCTCATCCTGAAGGATCACGGGGGTTCCGTCGATGTCATCAGACAGCTCACCGGTCCGGAGGCAGGCAGCGCAAAGTTTCTGAAAGCCATCAAGACGGGCGGTAAGTACTACGTTCTCACGGGCGACGGAACCGAGGGCGTAAAAATCTGGGACGTGACCACTCCGGCCAGCCCTCAGTTCGTCCGGGAGATGCATCCCGGTGGATCATCCGGGTCCTACCACGCCGTCGCCGTCTCGGATACGCACGTCGCGCTCGTCGGAGAGCGGAACGTGGGAACACGCGAGGATCCGATATACGAGCAGGTATTCAACGTCTACACGCACGCGGGGGTCGTCGGCGGCCAGGCTCCTGTGTACACCAAGATCGACCCGAAGAGTGCCGTCGAGAGCTACATCAGCGCCGCATCAGACGGTCAGACTTTTTATCTGCTTTGGAGAACGCGGTCAGGCGACTCGGGAATCTACGCGGCTGCTCCTGCGGCCGGTGGGTTCAATGGATCTCAACTGCCGCAGCTGCAGTTTCCCGGTCAGTCCCTGGGAGGGCTGGCCTACCATGATGGCCATCTCACACTCTGGGGGACGGGCATCGACAAATACCAGAGGGGGTGGTTGTTTCGCGGTCAGGGGACGAGCTTCGAGGAGAGAGAGCTCGGCGACTTCCTGACTCTTTACTACTCGAACCCTCTTTCCGGCTGGGCGGTTGCCTTCAAGGCCGGGCCCTTGTGGGAAATCCTCTTCGTTCAAGAGGGGGGGAAGGACTATCTGGTCGTTTCCTCGCACGGACTCGGTGACGTTTACGAGCTCGAGGCACTCGACCGTCTGAGCGCAGAGCTCATGCCTGGATTCGGGACCCCCAATCCCAATGCACCCGCCTCGCAGCAACCCTTCTACGGCGATCCGATGACTTTCCGAAGCACGTTCGCAGAAGGGACCATCAGCGTCAGCTGGAACTTCGGAAACCCCGAATCGCTCGACAACATCGTCTCTTCGACTTCCGGCTCCGAGGTCGTTCACCAATACGCCGGTCTGACGACGGCGAGCGAGATCTCGACGCCGAAGACCGCGACGGTGACCGCGAATTCGGATCCCACAAACAAGGGCACGACCTCCGTGACGCTCGGCGTGCCGCAGGCTCGCCTGCTCCTGGGGGGAACGCTCGATTCGCTGACGAGTGAGGCCGGAGCTTCGAACGACGTCGTTCTCGGCGGCACCTTCGTCGACGGCTCCGATGGAAGCGTCGAGAGCCATTACTCGGTCTGGACCCAGGACGGAACCGAGATCCAGAAACTCCCGAACGAGTCGGTCGAGGCGGGAACCTGCGGTTCGCATACGATCCACCTGACGAGCAGATACGTTCCCTATGACGTTATCGGTGGGATCATCACGCCGGCGCTTTCTTCGCCGGGACACTTCGTCGTCGAGACGCCGCAGTATTCGTACTCGGTGAAGCCTTTCGTCGCGCGGATCTCCGCATCCAAATCGGGTGGAACGATCACATTCAAAAATGATGCGATCGTCGCCGACAACACGCAGTTCGCCGATGGTGCCGCGACGCCGTGGACCGAAACGTGGGAGCTGCGCGATTCCAGCGGTGGCGTCATCACCAACGGGCTCGTATCAGCGACGGTCGGAAGCCCCGGTACCTTCGCGGTCCAGGAAAGCCTGATTCAGCCGAACAGCAAGATGACGCTGACGATCAAGATGGATCCTGCTCTGATTGTCGATACCGGATGCCAGACGACTTCTGCGGCTCAGAGTCAGGCAACGATGAAGGCGAGCCCTCCCGATCCAATGATCACGGTTGTGGGCTGCGAAAACGCGGGATCGAGCTGCAACCTCACCGCGACGTCAGTCTCGGCGCAGGACACCAGCGACTGGACGTTCTCATGGACGATCAACGGCGCCAACGCCGGAAGCGGAAGCGAGATCGCGCCATCGATCACGACGGCCGGGACCTATAAGTTCGATGTGACGGCGACGAGCGTGTTCGGACAGGCGACAGCCACGAAGACGATCACTGTCGAGGAGCCGGTGTGCTCGGGCGCTCCCCCCGCGGGAGGCATCTCGATCAACCATCACGGCGCCAACACCAACTGCACGACGTGCGCGACCAACGAGCCGATCAAGTTCAGCCCGAAAGCATGGGGCGGCTACCAATTCCAGGAGTGCGACACCTTCAGCTGGAACTTCGGCGACAACTCGCCGGCATCGACCGAGATGAACCCCACTCACACTTTCCCCGGAAATGGACCGTACAACGTGACGCTGACGGTCACCAACACCGAGGGAAGCGCAACGGCCAACACCACGATCCAATTCGGATCTGGTGACGGCAGTGGCAGTGGCACCTGCAACGCACCGTCTGGTGCCGCGAGCCCGAGCTTCACCGGGCTCACGAGCGGCTGCAAGATCAACGGCGGTCCGTGTGCGACCAATGAAACGATCCGGTTCACCGGCGGCACCTGGCAGTACACCGTCCAGTCGTGCGACACATTCCTGTGGGAGTTCGGTGATGGATCGACCTCGACACAGAGAAATCCGAACAAGGCGTATGCGCAGTCGGGTACCTACAACGTGACGTTCACGATCCGGAACTCGAAGGGGCAGATCTCTCAGACGATTCAGGTGCCGGTGTCCGGGTCAGGCGGCGATGCGAGCTGCTCGAAGCCGCCACCGCAGCCCTCGATCAACTATACGGGAGCGAGCAGCGGATGCACGCAGAGCGGATCGACCGGATGTCTCCCGAGCGAGCCGATCAAATTCACGGCGGACTTCTGGCAGTACAAAGTTCAGACCTGTGACCAGTTCACCTGGAACTTCGGCGACGGAGGAACCTCGACGGAGAAAGAGCCGACGCACAGCTTTGGTCCGGGTGAGCACATCGTCACGCTGACGGTGAGCAACCAGAACGGCCAGGCGGTTGGGCAGACGACGGTCAACACCGGCCCTCCGGCCCAGGCTCCGGCCTCCGCGAGCTTCACCACGAGCACCACGCGACCGAAACCGGGCGAGCCGGTCAGCTTCTCGGCGACGACCTCGGGAGGCGATCCCGCAACCAAGTGGGATTGGAACTTCGGCGACGGAACGACCGGGACCGGCCAGAACGTCACCCACACCTTCAACGGTGAGGGCTCGTTCAACGTCACAATGACCGCGAGCAACAGCGGCGGCTCGGCCATCGCGTCGTCGGTGGTTCGCGTTACCGACTCGCTCATCTACGTACTCCCGGTCGTGGTCCACGCCGACGGTCAGAACGACAGCAAATGGCGAACCGATGTCGTCATCCACGTGCCCGAGGTCGACCCCAACGGAATCGAGATCGAGGCCAACTTCAGAGGCAACGTGAAGACGATTCTTCTCGACTCCTCCACGAAGGTGTTCGAAGATTTCCTGACCTTCTTTACGGACGAGCCGGGTGCTGGTCCCGTCTCGCTCAGCACGCCGGCGCCGCTCCAGATCTGGACGCGAACGTACAACGTCAGCGCGAGTGGAGTCGGAACTCTCGGCCAGCTCATTCCAGTCATCGACATGGAAGAGCGAAGCGGTTCGATGGGAGTGCCGAAATGGCACAGCATCGGATCGATCCGTAACGGCGACCGTCACAGGGTCGACTTCGGAGTCGTCAATCCGAACGATCAGAGACTCGACCTCACCGTCCACATGTACGACGAGACGTTTGGCCTGGAGGTGGAGACATTCAACGTATCGGTGCCTCCGTTCGAGTTCCAGCAGAAGAAGCTGCATCAGTGGGTGCCGGACTTCGATCTCGCTGGCGGGACGTACAGCCTTCGGATCGATAATCCCGCCGGACTTCCGATGACCGCATATGCGTCGGTGGTGGACAACATCAGCAACGATCCGGTGTTCGTCGAGGCGATCGAGGATTCGGCCGTCATGGGCGAAGCCGCGAGAGTCCAGATCGTGCCTGGCGTCGGAAACATCGGCGCATGGCGCACGGATCTGACGATCTTCAACCCCGATACGCAGGCCGTGATGATGGACGTCACCTACTTCGATCGGAGCGGCGCGGTCAATGCGACCGTACCGGGCGTGGTCATTCCGGGCAAGGGGTCGGTTGCGGTCACGGACGTAGTCAATTCTCAGTACATCCAGCAGCCCAACACTGCGGGTATTCTCCAGATCGAGACGAGAGGGCCGAACGCGCTCTACCCGATCATCTTCAGCAGCACCTACAACGACCAGCAGGCGGCCGGAACGTATGGCCACGGGATCCCGGCGTTCTCGAGAGGCGAACCGAACGTCACGAAGGAGCGCGGCGGAATCATCCCCGGAGTTCGTCAGGACTCGCGGTACAAGACGAATCTCGGTCTTGTCGCCCTCCATGCAACCGAAACCACAGTCGTTTCCGTGGAGCTTCTGGATCCGGTAACGGGCCAGACCCGGTCGATGCGGGAGGAAGCACTCGCGCCCAACGCATCGGTGATCATCAATGAGGTCATTTCGGGCTTCCTCGGCTCAGTCGCCGATCACGGCTCGCTCCGAATCAGGGTCATCTCCGGAGGCCCGGTCTGGGCATTCGCGACGGTTGCCGACCAGTTGACGAAGGATCCGGAGTACGTGCCGGCATTCCCCGAGATCGAGTAG
- a CDS encoding ABC transporter ATP-binding protein, which yields MLPAIRAVDCSKSYRLYERPADRLFELITGRTRHRRYDALSSVDLVVEQGETLGIIGQNGAGKSTLLKLVCGVTTPTSGTLSTRGTIASILELGTGFHPDFSGRENASLNAAIIGLTPAEIRERLPRILEFSELGSFLDQPVKTYSSGMYMRLAFSVAVNVDPDVLVIDEALAVGDGHFQKKCVDKIREFQDRGKTILFCSHALYFVSTLCRRTLWLEGGKVRRLGKTIDVVHEYEEFLLEQNRTTPEDSAEKTPAVSPVRIRSVELGPPSGGETTVFSTGDDLVVRVVIESDDASTPIHILAAFDRSADEIQCFAVGTHFDEMAPLSGRNLYTIELRIDSLPLVRGDYDVVVFAGDEHGVHIYDRVDLRPAFSVGGDRYEIGLIRPVHQWSTGTALRKTAT from the coding sequence ATGCTTCCCGCCATTCGAGCCGTCGACTGCAGCAAGTCCTACAGACTCTACGAACGGCCTGCAGACCGGCTTTTCGAGCTGATCACCGGAAGGACGCGCCATCGCAGGTACGATGCCCTCAGCTCGGTCGATCTCGTCGTCGAGCAGGGGGAGACCCTGGGAATCATCGGACAGAACGGCGCGGGAAAAAGCACCCTTCTCAAGCTGGTCTGCGGAGTGACGACTCCGACCAGTGGCACACTCTCGACACGAGGCACGATTGCCTCGATCCTCGAGCTGGGGACTGGCTTCCATCCCGACTTTTCGGGCCGCGAGAACGCCTCGCTGAATGCCGCCATCATCGGCCTGACCCCCGCCGAGATCCGGGAACGTCTGCCTCGGATTCTCGAGTTCTCGGAGCTGGGCTCGTTTCTCGATCAGCCAGTCAAAACGTACTCGTCCGGCATGTACATGAGACTCGCTTTTTCGGTCGCGGTGAATGTGGATCCGGATGTTCTGGTGATCGATGAAGCACTGGCGGTGGGTGACGGACACTTTCAGAAGAAGTGCGTCGACAAGATCCGGGAGTTTCAGGATCGAGGGAAGACGATTCTCTTTTGCTCTCACGCGCTCTATTTCGTCTCGACGCTCTGCAGAAGGACGTTGTGGCTCGAGGGTGGGAAGGTTCGCAGGCTGGGAAAGACGATCGATGTGGTGCACGAGTACGAGGAGTTTCTTCTCGAACAGAACCGGACGACTCCCGAGGATTCGGCGGAGAAGACGCCGGCAGTCAGTCCCGTTCGAATCCGTTCAGTCGAGCTCGGCCCGCCGTCGGGGGGTGAAACGACAGTCTTTTCCACCGGCGACGATCTCGTCGTCAGGGTCGTCATCGAATCCGATGACGCGAGTACGCCGATCCACATACTCGCCGCCTTCGATCGATCCGCGGACGAGATTCAGTGTTTCGCGGTCGGCACGCATTTCGACGAGATGGCGCCGTTGAGTGGACGGAATCTCTACACGATCGAGCTGCGAATCGATTCGCTTCCTCTGGTACGAGGCGATTACGATGTCGTCGTCTTCGCGGGTGACGAGCACGGTGTGCACATTTACGATCGCGTCGATCTCAGGCCGGCGTTCTCGGTCGGCGGCGACCGTTACGAGATCGGATTGATTCGTCCAGTTCATCAGTGGTCGACCGGTACCGCTCTGAGGAAAACTGCAACATGA
- a CDS encoding glycosyltransferase, whose product MTEPVTLLIVNYRSAELTSRAILSARKTTRTPLRVVIVDNSVDPEEVVKLRALEAVEVVASPDNVGYAAAINRAVATFRGGIVVASNPDVEFGPGCIDELVKNLGSSIAASGPRFWWDRDRSWLLPPPETMSFLQQLGTNLENRWLFRLTDRARRRARLRFWRRTSTASVPVLSGAVLAFDVETFQRLGGMDERFRLYFEEVDFARRAAEAGLSLRHVPTAGCRHLYGQSSSTEPQSAAWFEESRQLFNRKSFGRIGARILRARLGPVPDRSERWYGELPRIESPDSTVIELAAEPAFRMAAGFFPRESEIEIPKKALESSGFERVWFRAVSIADLKTLWTVSLNREDGW is encoded by the coding sequence TTGACCGAGCCCGTCACGCTGCTGATCGTCAACTACAGATCTGCAGAGCTGACCTCGAGAGCGATCCTGAGCGCCCGGAAAACCACCCGGACTCCGCTCCGGGTCGTGATCGTCGACAATTCGGTGGATCCGGAAGAGGTGGTCAAACTTCGCGCGCTCGAAGCCGTCGAGGTGGTCGCTTCTCCTGACAATGTCGGATATGCGGCGGCGATCAACCGCGCGGTCGCCACTTTCAGGGGCGGCATTGTCGTGGCCAGCAATCCGGATGTCGAATTCGGTCCCGGTTGTATCGACGAGCTCGTGAAAAACCTCGGGTCGTCGATCGCCGCGAGTGGCCCACGGTTCTGGTGGGACCGAGATCGGAGCTGGCTTCTTCCACCACCCGAGACGATGAGCTTTCTTCAGCAGCTCGGTACGAATCTGGAGAATCGCTGGCTCTTCCGCCTTACGGATCGCGCGCGGAGGCGGGCTCGACTCCGGTTCTGGAGGAGAACTTCGACGGCAAGCGTTCCGGTGCTCTCAGGTGCCGTGCTGGCCTTCGATGTGGAGACGTTTCAACGCCTCGGCGGGATGGACGAGCGATTCAGGCTCTACTTCGAGGAAGTCGACTTCGCGAGGAGGGCGGCGGAGGCGGGTTTGTCACTGCGTCATGTGCCGACCGCCGGGTGCCGCCACCTTTACGGACAGTCGTCGTCAACCGAACCGCAATCGGCCGCATGGTTCGAGGAGTCCCGCCAGCTTTTCAATCGTAAATCGTTCGGCAGAATTGGAGCACGGATCCTTCGGGCTCGCCTGGGCCCGGTCCCCGACCGGAGCGAACGATGGTACGGGGAGCTTCCTCGAATCGAGTCGCCCGACTCGACGGTGATCGAGCTCGCAGCGGAGCCAGCGTTCCGAATGGCGGCGGGATTCTTCCCCCGAGAGTCGGAAATCGAGATTCCGAAGAAGGCGCTGGAGTCGAGCGGGTTCGAAAGGGTATGGTTTCGGGCTGTGAGTATCGCCGATCTCAAAACGCTCTGGACAGTCTCCCTGAACAGAGAAGACGGATGGTGA
- a CDS encoding methyltransferase domain-containing protein, translating to MRESVQMSVVTIGSSSEDLGEALEALREWLDSTKLSWEAIVIDGGVDSPEVRLEGWRVIRPETRGKGRGIAEAVMETKGEVVVVVEDLIATEPGSLGPAITLVQSDATDIALVDLQNRQRQNTSIFAALIGWIVGTFLVSDPPPTGHGATVFSRAVGRDLFSQARIDGAGVWNEFLYLARKYGYRIERLAAERVPSAPIRPGRSWGEVLDIVRTRLNDRRMRYRIPRRCPVCMSAETGTRLQIDGEIVRACRRCKCRYLSVLHRNDDTDEPTGTMKRDEVDSEGATETRAAMMTARRRLQLVCRFVPFGSRVLELGCGAGIFGSVAREDFGYSGVDESSIAVRRARQKGLNVVRGELNGYVSLNGPFDCLLAFDVMERFPDPHLAFEQIRRLIKPGGVLIVTTPDTESLIAEISGDRWLRRRFPQNRILYSRTALLELLDNEGFDVESAASELELREADELEPGVFRSLGRIVQMITRRPLLCPCGTVRIVARRRAGSALGERYEKRVAAERAF from the coding sequence GTGAGAGAAAGCGTTCAGATGTCGGTCGTCACGATCGGTTCCTCTTCGGAGGATCTCGGTGAAGCTCTCGAGGCGCTTCGCGAGTGGCTCGATTCGACGAAATTGTCGTGGGAAGCGATCGTGATCGACGGGGGAGTGGACTCTCCGGAGGTCCGGCTCGAGGGCTGGCGTGTCATCAGGCCGGAAACCCGGGGGAAGGGCCGAGGGATCGCCGAGGCGGTGATGGAGACGAAGGGCGAGGTCGTCGTGGTCGTGGAGGATCTGATTGCCACCGAGCCGGGATCTCTGGGGCCTGCGATCACGCTCGTCCAGTCGGACGCTACGGACATCGCGCTGGTCGACCTGCAGAATCGTCAGCGCCAGAATACGTCGATCTTCGCGGCCCTCATCGGCTGGATCGTGGGAACCTTTCTCGTGTCCGATCCTCCTCCGACCGGTCATGGAGCGACGGTGTTCAGTCGAGCAGTCGGCCGCGACCTTTTCTCTCAGGCTCGAATCGATGGAGCGGGTGTCTGGAACGAATTTCTCTACCTGGCCCGCAAATACGGCTATCGGATCGAACGGCTGGCTGCTGAACGAGTACCTTCGGCGCCGATCCGACCGGGCCGATCGTGGGGTGAGGTTCTCGACATCGTCCGAACCCGGCTCAACGACAGGCGAATGCGATACCGGATTCCGAGACGCTGTCCGGTATGCATGTCAGCGGAGACCGGGACGAGGCTGCAAATCGACGGCGAGATCGTTAGGGCGTGCCGGCGATGTAAATGCCGTTACCTTTCAGTGCTGCATCGGAACGACGACACCGACGAACCAACCGGGACCATGAAGAGGGATGAGGTCGATTCCGAGGGGGCTACCGAGACCAGGGCCGCCATGATGACCGCCCGGCGTCGTCTGCAACTCGTCTGCAGGTTCGTTCCGTTCGGCTCGCGGGTTCTCGAGCTCGGGTGCGGCGCTGGGATATTCGGCAGCGTCGCCAGAGAGGATTTCGGCTACTCCGGCGTCGACGAGTCCTCGATCGCAGTGCGTCGAGCCCGGCAGAAGGGACTCAACGTCGTGAGAGGAGAATTGAATGGATATGTGAGCCTTAACGGGCCATTCGACTGCCTGCTGGCCTTCGACGTGATGGAGAGGTTTCCGGATCCTCATTTGGCGTTCGAGCAGATTCGTCGGCTGATCAAACCTGGTGGCGTACTGATTGTGACAACGCCGGATACCGAAAGTCTGATCGCAGAAATATCGGGCGATCGGTGGCTCAGGAGGCGTTTTCCGCAAAATCGCATTCTCTACTCTCGCACGGCTCTTCTCGAGCTTCTGGACAACGAGGGCTTCGACGTCGAATCAGCGGCCTCGGAGCTGGAGCTCCGCGAAGCCGACGAATTGGAGCCGGGCGTATTCAGGTCGCTCGGCAGAATCGTTCAGATGATCACGCGGCGACCTCTGCTCTGTCCGTGCGGAACTGTTCGCATCGTTGCGCGGCGTCGAGCCGGCTCGGCACTCGGGGAGCGTTATGAGAAGAGAGTTGCCGCGGAGCGTGCCTTCTGA
- a CDS encoding GNAT family N-acetyltransferase yields the protein MRRPGFRVRKATPDDIDALGRLFQLVFGEQRLPEVWRWKYFANEQGTHSWVADAGDRLVFHCGATPVPFRTHGTLGTALQLTDFMKDPGYADGIGPGGAFVRTTSAFFADVVERRSADLMYGFPGERHRLAGEKVLDYKTAFPVHEARLEPAGSISGQQLRALDPDVLERFDQGSGSDVRMVRSPRLLRWRYLDRPGADYRYLGAESGACAIVRPVQDEFRLMEVGGEISVESIEGLARRLAELGRPVVGWFSPFHPVGVALAKAGFVFGARDHSLAAAWFSSEADTRRRKYFDSRVLSKSDFYYTLGDYDVW from the coding sequence CTGAGACGCCCTGGCTTTCGCGTACGGAAAGCAACGCCCGACGACATCGATGCGCTCGGAAGGCTGTTCCAGCTCGTTTTCGGCGAGCAGCGTCTCCCGGAGGTCTGGAGATGGAAGTACTTTGCAAACGAGCAGGGTACCCACAGTTGGGTGGCCGATGCCGGAGATCGTCTCGTCTTTCATTGCGGAGCCACGCCCGTCCCATTCCGGACTCATGGAACGCTCGGGACGGCGCTGCAGCTGACGGATTTCATGAAGGATCCCGGCTATGCCGATGGAATCGGACCTGGCGGGGCCTTCGTGCGGACGACGTCTGCCTTTTTCGCCGACGTCGTCGAGCGTCGATCGGCAGACCTGATGTACGGTTTTCCCGGCGAACGTCACCGACTTGCAGGTGAAAAGGTACTCGACTACAAGACTGCCTTTCCGGTTCATGAGGCGCGCCTCGAGCCAGCGGGATCGATCTCCGGACAGCAGCTTCGAGCGCTGGACCCCGATGTTCTCGAGCGGTTCGATCAGGGCAGCGGATCTGATGTACGAATGGTTCGTTCACCGCGGCTTCTGAGGTGGCGGTACCTCGATCGACCCGGAGCCGATTACCGGTATCTCGGCGCGGAGTCCGGAGCCTGCGCGATCGTTCGTCCGGTTCAGGACGAATTTCGGTTGATGGAGGTCGGAGGGGAGATTTCGGTTGAAAGCATCGAAGGGCTGGCCCGGCGTCTCGCAGAGCTCGGGCGTCCCGTCGTCGGGTGGTTTTCTCCCTTTCACCCGGTGGGAGTTGCCCTCGCGAAAGCCGGATTCGTATTCGGAGCTCGCGATCATTCGCTGGCAGCCGCCTGGTTCAGCAGCGAGGCGGATACTCGCCGCAGGAAGTATTTCGATTCGAGGGTTCTGAGCAAATCAGACTTCTACTACACGCTGGGTGATTACGACGTATGGTGA